The following are from one region of the Mycolicibacterium diernhoferi genome:
- a CDS encoding beta-propeller fold lactonase family protein, with protein MIDASRIGRVGGLAVALGIGSAMVGAPAIGWAAPETGPATVSSESSSSGPAERTMRPFTGKETAAGCETCRTSVRKARPPAPPRPAVTEPDDTAERHDDTDTLRERTRTVTENEDPATEPTPSVTASTEPDPGSTPLQPVRTASARPAILAGLTEAVSNLFGLTARAGAGGELPADSPADWALLAWARRGAVTDPDSTQLTSVVSESTGAVGKKALGVAVSDTKIYVADSGSNTVSVVDRATGAVRTIPVIGTPRAVVISPDGSRAYVSGYKGVSVIDTGTDTVLSKVAINGGHSYGIAISGDGRRLYVSNAGNNTVSVIDATPAVPTVIATVKVGSAPRTLAVSADGASVYVANWNAKSVSVISTATNTNVGTIKVGANPFGVAAGADGMVYVANYGSNSVSVINPVTSVVTATIAVGSRPQSVAVSADGTVLYVAEGRDTVKLIATATRTVLTTIAIDKAPETDWHQLALSPDGRQLVVTDMADKLVRVLTLARPNGAPVAGTPTVGLPDPDTGVVTGSLNVTDPDGDVLTYTVTTPPRSGTVVVDASGTYTFTPGSVTGPMTFAVAVSDGRLATDTTVTVQAAPPVDSTGALQAMFDNLRPGDTLTLEARTYRYTGVLYVRVPGVTVNGNGATLAATDDLTAQLQILADGVTVHDLTMSSPLIESRSPISTIYIASDHVTIRDVTIDGSAGAGVYLTGAGYFELDNVRVIRSLADGIHMTNGSHDGVVNNAYTEWTGDDGIAVVSYRSDGVVSKNIVINNPVVNGTTWGRGVTVVGGENITYHNVTIANTDAAGVYIATEPSYDTYSVAEVQILGGTLVNCNTNPEVVHGGVLLWAGNPDTSISDVRIAGLTVSDTPGSATWILGLIKENGATLHHIALDTITLHQSLSMMPSYTNAPSGDYSLNQVLLNGIGLQVL; from the coding sequence ATGATTGACGCGAGTCGGATCGGTCGGGTCGGCGGGCTGGCGGTGGCGCTGGGTATCGGGTCCGCGATGGTCGGCGCACCGGCGATCGGATGGGCCGCGCCGGAAACCGGGCCGGCCACCGTGTCCTCGGAGTCCTCGTCGTCCGGTCCGGCCGAGCGGACGATGAGACCGTTCACCGGTAAGGAGACTGCCGCCGGATGTGAGACCTGCCGCACGTCGGTGCGCAAGGCGCGACCTCCTGCGCCGCCGCGGCCGGCGGTCACGGAACCCGACGACACCGCCGAACGGCACGACGACACGGACACCCTGCGCGAGCGCACCCGGACCGTCACCGAGAACGAGGATCCGGCAACGGAGCCCACGCCCAGCGTCACGGCGTCGACGGAGCCGGATCCGGGTTCGACTCCGCTACAACCGGTTCGGACGGCATCGGCGCGACCGGCCATCCTGGCAGGGTTGACCGAGGCGGTGTCGAACCTGTTCGGCCTGACCGCCCGGGCCGGTGCCGGTGGTGAGCTGCCCGCGGATTCCCCGGCGGACTGGGCACTGCTGGCCTGGGCCCGGCGAGGGGCCGTCACCGACCCGGACTCGACCCAGTTGACCAGTGTCGTCTCGGAGTCCACCGGTGCAGTGGGCAAGAAGGCGCTGGGCGTGGCGGTCTCGGACACCAAGATCTACGTCGCCGACTCGGGCAGCAACACCGTGTCGGTGGTCGACCGGGCCACCGGCGCCGTGCGCACCATCCCGGTGATCGGCACCCCCCGCGCGGTGGTGATCAGCCCCGACGGTAGTCGCGCCTATGTCTCTGGCTACAAGGGTGTTTCGGTGATCGACACCGGCACCGACACGGTGTTGTCCAAGGTGGCGATCAACGGCGGCCATTCCTACGGCATCGCCATCTCCGGCGACGGCCGGCGGCTGTACGTCAGCAATGCGGGCAACAACACGGTCTCCGTCATCGACGCGACGCCGGCCGTTCCCACGGTGATCGCGACCGTCAAGGTCGGCTCCGCACCGCGCACCCTCGCGGTCTCCGCCGACGGCGCGAGCGTCTACGTCGCCAACTGGAATGCCAAGTCGGTCTCGGTCATCAGCACCGCGACCAACACCAACGTCGGCACCATCAAGGTGGGCGCCAACCCCTTCGGCGTTGCTGCCGGCGCCGACGGCATGGTGTACGTGGCCAACTACGGCAGCAACAGCGTCTCGGTCATCAACCCGGTGACCTCGGTGGTGACGGCGACGATCGCGGTCGGATCGCGGCCCCAGAGTGTGGCGGTGAGCGCCGATGGCACCGTGCTGTACGTGGCCGAGGGGCGTGACACCGTCAAGCTGATCGCCACCGCCACCCGGACGGTGCTCACCACCATCGCCATCGACAAGGCGCCCGAGACCGATTGGCATCAGCTCGCGCTGAGCCCGGACGGTCGCCAACTCGTCGTCACCGACATGGCCGACAAACTGGTGCGGGTGTTGACCCTGGCCCGGCCCAACGGCGCCCCGGTCGCCGGAACGCCGACGGTCGGGCTGCCCGACCCGGACACCGGTGTGGTCACCGGGTCACTGAACGTCACCGATCCCGACGGTGACGTGCTGACCTATACCGTCACCACACCCCCGCGCAGTGGAACCGTCGTCGTGGATGCCTCCGGCACATACACTTTCACGCCCGGATCGGTGACCGGGCCGATGACGTTCGCCGTCGCCGTCAGCGACGGCCGGCTTGCGACCGACACCACCGTGACGGTGCAGGCCGCGCCGCCGGTCGACAGCACCGGCGCACTGCAGGCGATGTTCGACAATCTCAGGCCCGGCGACACCCTCACCCTGGAGGCCAGGACCTACCGCTACACCGGGGTGCTCTATGTCCGGGTGCCGGGGGTGACCGTCAACGGCAACGGCGCCACCCTGGCCGCGACCGACGATCTCACCGCGCAGCTGCAGATCCTCGCCGACGGTGTCACGGTGCACGATCTGACGATGTCCTCCCCGCTGATCGAGTCCCGCTCGCCGATCTCCACCATCTACATCGCCTCCGATCACGTCACGATCCGGGATGTCACCATCGACGGATCCGCCGGGGCGGGCGTATACCTCACCGGCGCAGGATATTTCGAGCTCGACAACGTGCGTGTCATCCGATCCCTGGCGGACGGTATCCATATGACCAACGGCTCCCACGACGGGGTGGTCAACAACGCCTACACCGAATGGACCGGAGATGACGGCATCGCGGTGGTCTCCTACCGCAGTGACGGTGTGGTCTCGAAGAACATCGTGATCAACAACCCCGTGGTGAACGGAACCACCTGGGGCCGTGGGGTCACCGTGGTCGGCGGGGAGAACATCACCTACCACAATGTGACGATCGCGAACACCGATGCCGCCGGCGTGTACATCGCCACCGAACCGAGCTACGACACCTATTCGGTGGCCGAGGTGCAGATACTGGGCGGCACGCTGGTCAACTGCAACACCAACCCCGAGGTGGTGCACGGCGGGGTACTGCTGTGGGCGGGGAATCCGGACACATCGATCTCCGACGTGCGGATCGCGGGCCTGACCGTCAGTGACACCCCGGGCAGTGCCACCTGGATCCTCGGTCTGATCAAGGAGAACGGCGCGACCCTGCACCACATCGCGTTGGACACCATCACGCTGCACCAGAGTCTGTCGATGATGCCGAGCTACACCAACGCGCCATCGGGGGACTACTCGTTGAATCAGGTGCTGCTGAACGGGATCGGGCTGCAGGTGCTGTGA
- a CDS encoding sugar transferase — translation MAGAPAKAAQGEPGATGHRSLSPKEQRRRRAFRAIIVSDLVIICCSTIFGHILMFGGTSARFSLGATGLGEVSCVWLSVTLMLIWTTFLAVGSWSPRNTGRGADDYVVLGLATLQVFGLFAALSLLLSIDISARFLGIVLPLGLAGLMINRWLWRRASARRRRQGLDQAPLLIVGTEAAARDIATEFGKDPWAGYRIAGVCTPAGPTSTNASMSINGTTVPIVGMDQAILDAVACTGAETVALAATDHLRPVEIRRLMWELDEVGVDLMIAPGLIDVANQRLVSSPVAGMAMLEVTKPQYSRANSLLKRTFDIIFATTALLLVSPVLIAAAIAVKRSGPGPVFYRSERIGIDGTEFQMTKFRSMVTGADAQVADLIVKHSGNSLYFKLKDDPRVTRAGKFLRKYSIDELPQFFDVLRGDMSVVGPRPQVRREVDSYDDLVGRRLTVKPGLTGLWQVSGRSDLEVEDAVRLDLSYVENWSLMQDMVIIAKTVTTVLRGSGAY, via the coding sequence ATCGCTGGTGCGCCGGCCAAAGCTGCACAAGGGGAACCCGGGGCCACCGGCCACCGAAGCCTCTCCCCCAAGGAACAGCGCCGCCGCAGGGCATTCAGGGCGATAATCGTCAGCGATCTAGTCATTATTTGCTGCTCCACCATTTTCGGGCACATTCTGATGTTCGGCGGAACCTCGGCCCGGTTCAGCCTCGGCGCCACCGGCCTCGGCGAGGTCAGCTGCGTCTGGCTGTCGGTGACCCTGATGCTGATCTGGACCACCTTCCTCGCGGTGGGCAGCTGGTCACCACGGAACACCGGCCGCGGCGCCGACGACTACGTGGTGCTCGGCCTGGCCACCCTGCAGGTCTTCGGGTTGTTCGCCGCACTGTCGCTGCTGCTGTCCATCGACATCTCGGCCCGCTTCCTGGGCATCGTGCTGCCGCTGGGACTGGCGGGCCTGATGATCAACCGGTGGCTGTGGCGACGGGCATCCGCCCGCCGGCGCCGCCAGGGCCTGGATCAGGCCCCGCTGCTGATCGTCGGGACCGAGGCCGCAGCCCGCGACATCGCCACCGAGTTCGGCAAGGATCCGTGGGCGGGCTATCGCATCGCCGGCGTCTGCACCCCGGCCGGCCCCACGTCGACGAACGCGTCGATGTCGATCAACGGCACGACCGTGCCCATCGTCGGCATGGATCAGGCCATCCTGGACGCCGTCGCGTGCACCGGCGCCGAGACCGTGGCTCTGGCGGCCACCGATCATCTGCGCCCCGTCGAGATCCGCCGGCTGATGTGGGAACTCGACGAGGTCGGCGTCGACCTGATGATCGCTCCCGGCCTCATCGACGTCGCGAACCAGCGCCTGGTCAGCAGCCCGGTGGCCGGGATGGCCATGCTGGAGGTCACCAAGCCCCAGTACAGCCGCGCCAATTCATTGCTCAAGCGCACCTTCGACATCATCTTCGCGACCACCGCACTACTGCTGGTCTCCCCGGTGCTGATCGCCGCCGCGATCGCCGTGAAGCGGTCCGGCCCCGGGCCCGTCTTCTACCGGTCGGAGCGCATCGGTATCGACGGCACCGAATTCCAGATGACCAAGTTCCGCAGCATGGTCACCGGCGCGGATGCGCAGGTCGCCGATCTGATCGTCAAGCACAGCGGCAACAGCCTGTATTTCAAGCTCAAAGACGATCCGCGGGTTACTCGGGCCGGAAAGTTCCTGCGCAAGTACAGCATCGACGAACTGCCGCAGTTCTTCGATGTGCTGCGCGGTGACATGAGCGTGGTCGGCCCGCGGCCGCAGGTGCGCCGCGAGGTGGATTCCTATGACGATCTGGTGGGCCGCCGGCTCACCGTCAAGCCCGGCCTCACCGGCCTGTGGCAGGTCAGTGGACGTTCGGACCTGGAGGTCGAGGACGCCGTCCGACTGGATCTGTCCTACGTCGAGAACTGGTCACTGATGCAGGACATGGTGATCATCGCCAAGACGGTGACCACCGTCCTCAGAGGCAGCGGCGCCTACTGA
- a CDS encoding Ppx/GppA phosphatase family protein, protein MRLGVLDVGSNTVHLLVVDARRGGHPTPMSSTKAALRLAEAIDSSGKLTRRGADKLVETVDEFAKIATSSGCSELMAFATSAVRDATNSEAVLARVQAEAGVGLQVLSGVDESRLTFLAVRRWYGWSAGRIINIDIGGGSLELSSGVDEEPEVAMSLPLGAGRMTREWLGEDPPGRRRVAMLRDWLATELSEAGSVMQSAGTPDLAVATSKTFRSLARLTGAAPSGAGARVKRELTATGLRQLIAFISRMTTADRAELEGVSAERAPQIVAGALVAEASMRALGLETVQICPWALREGLILRKLDSEADGTALVETTPATPEGNTR, encoded by the coding sequence GTGCGATTGGGCGTGCTGGATGTGGGCAGCAATACGGTGCATCTGTTGGTGGTCGACGCCCGTCGCGGCGGCCACCCCACGCCGATGAGTTCCACCAAGGCTGCGCTGCGCCTCGCCGAGGCGATCGACAGCTCCGGCAAGCTCACCCGCCGGGGCGCGGACAAACTGGTCGAGACCGTCGACGAGTTCGCCAAGATCGCGACCAGTTCGGGCTGTTCGGAACTGATGGCCTTTGCCACCTCGGCCGTGCGGGACGCCACCAACTCCGAGGCGGTGCTGGCCCGGGTGCAGGCCGAGGCCGGGGTCGGGCTGCAGGTTCTCAGCGGGGTCGACGAATCCCGGCTGACCTTCCTCGCGGTGCGCCGCTGGTACGGCTGGAGCGCCGGCCGGATCATCAACATCGACATCGGTGGCGGGTCACTGGAACTGTCCAGCGGTGTCGACGAGGAGCCCGAGGTGGCGATGTCGTTGCCGCTCGGCGCCGGGCGGATGACCAGGGAATGGCTGGGCGAGGACCCGCCGGGACGACGTCGGGTCGCCATGCTGCGGGACTGGCTGGCCACCGAGCTGTCCGAGGCCGGTTCGGTGATGCAGAGCGCGGGCACCCCGGACCTGGCGGTGGCCACTTCGAAGACCTTCCGTTCGCTGGCCCGGCTGACCGGGGCGGCGCCCTCGGGGGCCGGGGCGCGGGTGAAACGCGAGCTCACCGCCACCGGTTTGCGGCAGTTGATCGCGTTCATCTCTAGGATGACTACGGCCGACAGAGCAGAACTGGAAGGGGTGAGTGCCGAACGGGCGCCACAAATCGTGGCGGGCGCATTGGTAGCTGAGGCGAGTATGCGGGCTTTGGGTCTCGAAACGGTTCAGATCTGTCCCTGGGCGTTGCGCGAAGGTCTGATCCTGCGGAAACTCGACAGTGAAGCCGACGGGACCGCCCTGGTCGAGACCACCCCAGCAACTCCCGAGGGCAACACACGATGA